ATAACAATCAGGTTAACGGTGCCTCCGCTTACACGGTAGGTCCGGGCCGGCATGATGGTAGCCGTACCAACAATGGCAACGGGCCGTACGGCAACAGAGCTGCGCATTGCAAGCGTTGCAACGCCACGCTTAAACGGGCCGGGCTGCCCGTCGGCACTCCGTGTGCCTTCAGGGAACACCAGTACCGAGGTACCGGATCTGATCGTTCCGGCAGTGGCGTCGATAGCACTGTTGGCGTCGCGCGCCTTGGTTCTGTTAATGGGAATAAACGGACTGTACTTTAAACACCATCCAAAAATCGGAATACGCTCCAGTTCCTGCTTGTACATGATTCGTACGTTGTCGGGCAGGTATGCCAGCACCACGGGAATGTCGAACAACGAACTGTGGTTTGCGGCATAAATGTATCGTTGTGCGGGATGATATTCGGTTTTGCCAGGTGTTGGACCGGCGTGCAAATGTGAATTCGTACCGGGTTCAGTCAGGATAACTCTGACACCGGCTAAACGAAGCAGTACTCTGGACCACGAGCGGGCATACCGGTAAAACACATCCTTGTCCCGGAACAAGACCATGTGCACCAGCACGGTAACTGAATACACTATTGTTACCAGGGGTATGACGAAAAAAACTGAAAGCGTACGCATATTCGCAAACCTCGTATCAAACTCTTATCCAACCAAGAACAATTATGCCCGGACTCGAAGATCTTTCAAAACTGCTTGGTTCTGACACTAAAAAGCAACCCACACCCGAAAAAAAACGCGGCTACGATGGACAGATCATGGTCATCAAGGTGCGCACCGAAAAGCGACGCGGAAAGCCGGTGACGATCGCATGGGGCTTTCAGTCGAAACCGGCAGAGCTTGCCGAGCTGCTGGCGCTGTGTAAGCGCATGCTGGGCTCGGGCGGACATGTAACCGACAATGCGCTGGAATTCCAGG
This is a stretch of genomic DNA from Ignavibacteria bacterium. It encodes these proteins:
- a CDS encoding 1-acyl-sn-glycerol-3-phosphate acyltransferase, which gives rise to MRTLSVFFVIPLVTIVYSVTVLVHMVLFRDKDVFYRYARSWSRVLLRLAGVRVILTEPGTNSHLHAGPTPGKTEYHPAQRYIYAANHSSLFDIPVVLAYLPDNVRIMYKQELERIPIFGWCLKYSPFIPINRTKARDANSAIDATAGTIRSGTSVLVFPEGTRSADGQPGPFKRGVATLAMRSSVAVRPVAIVGTATIMPARTYRVSGGTVNLIVMPALSLDATAGRDQQNEFVEHIRSAIVSHVTLQHDT
- a CDS encoding translation initiation factor; translation: MPGLEDLSKLLGSDTKKQPTPEKKRGYDGQIMVIKVRTEKRRGKPVTIAWGFQSKPAELAELLALCKRMLGSGGHVTDNALEFQGDHVQRVKELIRSQGYAVQK